Below is a window of Virgibacillus sp. NKC19-3 DNA.
GATGGACGTTGCATGTAGACACCTCATTTCTACATGCAGTATAGCAATCAAGGATTAACGTACGCTTCCGGATTTTTGCGATTCAATTTGGTGAATTTGCAAGTTTTTAATGAAAAATGAACAAACGCACCATTCATTTGGTTTTTATGGGTGTTACTTTCTCCATTTTAACACCTCTTTTAGTTCGTTCATTACACCATAACTGGAAGTTCCATAAGGATAAGACAATTATTCTACTATCGTGCCAGTGTTTTAACCATCTTCACAATTTCTTCTTCATATCCGAAGTGTTTATAAAAATGAAGTGCATGATCATTTGCTTTGAATACATCTAAAACGATTTGTTTACACTCTTTATCTAAGCACCACTTCTCTGCTTTATCCATCAACATTTTTCCTATTCCTTTACCCTCACCTGCACTAGTTACTGCAATCGCTGAAATATAAGCTACTTTATCATTTGTGAAATAATCCCTGTCTGTTGTTAATTCTACGTATCCTAGAAGCGCATCACCATCTTCAACCACAAAAATATCTGATGTACGAGATGCGACAGCCCTTTTTGCTAACTCTAATTGTTTTTGTTCCATATCCTCCCGGTTCCTATATTCCATAAATGGAATATCACTAAAACGATCAGATAGGCTGATTATGCTGTCTTTATCCCTTTCCTGATATGGCCTAATATGCATATGTCTTTCACCCCCTATTAAAAATTTTCTGTTTTATATCATGTACAACGTTAAGCTCTGTTTAGTTTTGATATGTATAAGGAATAGACTGTCCGATAAGTACTTCTACACCATGAACATGATACGCGCTTGTCCAGGATCTACCATTGAATGTCACCTACATGGTTTTGTATGATGGCATAGACGACATCGATCCTTTTCATCAAATCACCTTCATCTTGTTCTAATCTGAAATCCTTAGGAAGATTATTAACTCATCCATGTTAATAATTTACTTTTTGACTATTTACTATAAAAACACACTAACTATAACAAAAAGCGCCTGAACTCACCTATATTACGGTCCTTCATACGGAGGATTTACATAATGGTCTGCAAATTCCTCTTTGTACGGACTATTGGATTGAAGAATTCTCTCTGAGGCTGACTGCGTATCATAGGCTGTTACTCTGAAGTCAATTTCGTCTCCCAATATAACCCAACATGCTCCGCTCGCCCTACTCTGCAAACCGACACTCCCCGCATTGACAACACGTTTTTCTCCTACTCTGCGATCAAATTGAATATGTGTATGTCCACAAACAATTATATCTTGCTCAACGTTTTCAAGCATTGAACCAAGTTCACTATCGGTTGTATTCAATCGAATAGCTTCTTCATCACTTCGAGGTGATCCATGAACAAACAGGACTTTTCCTAAACCGGCCATTTCTATTTCTTCTTTCTCCGGCAAATTTTTAAGAAAGTGCAACTGTTCATCTGTTAGCTGGTCCGCACACCAGTGATTCATATCAGTAACGAAGTCATCCAACCCTTTTTCTTTCCCATACCGATGAGCAACTTCCCGGTCTGCATTTCCCTTAATAAAAGTGAACACTTCTTTATAATCAAACAAAAGGTCCATAACTTGCCTTGGTTCCGGTCCCCAAGCCAAATTACCTCCAACAATTACTTTCTCCACGTTGCTATCCCTTATCTCTTGAAGCACGGCTTCGAGAGCAAAAAAGTTTCCATGAATATCATAAATAGCTGCTACCCTCATTTAATCGACCTCCTATACCCCCGATGTGATTTGACTTATCGGCTATTTAATTCATCTATAATTAGAGGTATTTTTGCTAAACCCTCCACTACATAATCAGCCTCCACTTTATTCCATTGGTCATCTTTTTTCCAGATGCTTTTCATCCCAACATTCTGGGCAGCCTTCACATCTTTTTCTGGATGGTCGCCAACAAAAACACATTCAGTAGGTAAAACGTTTAACTCATCTGAAGCATTTTTGAATAGTTGTGGATCAGGTTTTTTCATACCCTCCCATTCGGATATAAGGATTGTTTCAAAATAGTTTTGAATCTCTAAAGCTCTGATATTATCCATTTGAAATTGTCCTTTGCCGTTTGTAATCATACCAAGGACAAGACCACTATGCTTCAACTTTTTCAATATCCCAATGAGGTCAGGGAACGGAACGCAACTATCTTTAAAATTCCTCACATAATCTTGAAGCAATTCCTCCCAGGTCAATCCTGAAATATCAAATTCATTCGTTAACTGTTGATACACTTTATCCTTCCATACGTGCCCTCGATCATCAAGTTCTATAAATCTTGTTATATATTGGTCTTTTGCCACATGTCTTAACCACTTATTTAAACGTTTATACTGCTTGTCAACAAATATCTTCACTGACTCATCCCGATTCAGCAACGTTCCATCTAAATCAAATATGGCAGCCTTAATCATTTCTCAACCCCACACCCCTGCAGCAAAAGTTATTTCCTTTTGTTCCCTTTTCTTAAACAAGATCATCCTTTTACACCGTCTTTCGCGTTCCATGATCCTTGTAATTTTCGGATATACAGGATCTGTCCGGTATGGTAGGTTGTGTGCAGGGTCAGATGAGCAAGCTCAGGTGCAAACTCCTCGAGTTTATCGGAGTCAGATGCCTCGACAACATTCTTCCATTCCACCATAATCGTATTTAATCGTTGAACCGCTTCATTCCAATCTAATGCTGCTTTGTTTCGAAAGGTATTATCATCTGTATTTCTTTCGTTTGGTATGTCTTTAAACCGATTTAAATACCGCTGATTATAGAATAGGAGATGATTTACCTCCTCAAAAATAGAGTTATTTGTCTCATTCGGTTTCCAATTTGCTTGTTCTTCCGTTAGACCATCAATAGCGTTTCGTAACGATACAAACCACGTGTTTTCCTGAAACGTATTTAGCTGTGCTAAGAAAATATCTTTAACATCCATCCTTTTTCTAACCTCCCCTTTATTGAAGCAATATTCTCATCGATCCACTCCTATAAGTATTCGACAACAACCGAATATATCCTTCTTGCCACTACAACCTTATTCTTTATCTATGAAAAAAATCTGCAAATGTCCCTTCAACGATATGTACCCATCTTTATTTACATTCACTTCAAAAATGAATAGCAAGCAAATGGGCGCCCCCTTATGGAGAACGCCCACGTTAGCAAAGTCATATGGATAAAACCGGTTATCTTCCTAGGCTATATCATGTTAAAGCAGTAATCTCCATACCCACCGTCTCCTTATCCAACTTCACATATTTCATACCTTGCGTTTTGTTGAAGGTAATACTTTTAACCAGCAGGTTACTTTCTAAGAGCCCGTTATACTGTTCGATTACTGCTTTCAACGACCCACTCACATCAAAAGTTAGATTTACCCGAGATTCAACAGATAAATTTAATTCCTTACGATACTGTTGAACAGATCGAATGAGTTCCCGGGCAAGGCCCTCTTTGTAAAGTGCATCATTTATCTTTGTGTTTAAAAAGACAGCATAATATTCATTGGAAGCCATCTCTGTTTCCTTCCGGGTGATTTGGTTAATGCGTAAATCCTCCTTTTCGATACGCAATGAATCTCCGGTCTGCGTTTTTGTCTCGAAATAACCTTGTTCTACAACCTTTTTGGCCTCTTCCTCATTTAATTGTTGCAATTCTTTTTGAACGATCCCTACCTGCTTACCAAGCTTTGGTCCTGCTGTTGGGAAATTTAATGTAATCTCATACCGAACAGCTCCCCCGGCATTTTCTTTGAAATAAACCTGCTTTACATTAATCTCTTCCTCAATGATATAACGGTAGTTCGACAAAAAAGACGTATACCTCTCATCCCCAACCACTGTTAACTCAGAAAGTGGTTGTTTTGTTTTGATGTTGGATGCGTTACGAGCGTGACGAGCAAGTTCCACTACCTGTAGCACCCCATCCATTTCCTGCTCAAGCTCCTGATTCATTAGCTTTTCTACAGGTTTAGGAAAATCAGCCAAGTGTACACTTTCATCGGTCAAATTAGTATGAATATCCTCCGTTACAAATGGCATAAATGGAGCCAACAGTTTACTCGTTGTTCTTAATATCTCATATAAGGTATGGAAGGCAGCCAATTTATCATCATTCATTCCTTCGCTCCAAAAACGGGCACGGGAACGACGGATATACCAATTACTAACTTGTTCAACAAAATTGGAAAGTTCCCTTGCTGCAGCAGTGAAATCATAATGGTCAAGATCCTTCCTTACTCCTTTGGTAACGGTATGAAGGCGTGAGATCACCCACTTATCCAATAATGATTTTTCACCCTGAGGATGCTTATCCGGATTAAATTGATCAATTTCTGCATATAACGTGAAGAAAGCATGAATATTCACCAATGTGTCGACCATCTTGGACTTCGCCTGGCTAACAATATTCGCTGAAAAACGTTTATTGTTCCATGGAGCACTGTCGGCAAGAAGGGACCAACGCAGCGCATCTGCACCATACTTCTCCACAAGTTCCATTGGGTTTATAACGTTACCTTTACTCTTTGACATTTTACGCCCGTTCTCATCCAAAATATGTCCGAGTGATAAGACACGTTTATAGGCTGGTTTTCCGGTAAATAAAGAAGATACCATTAGCAGGCTATAGAACCAGCCACGGGTTTGATCTACCCCTTCAGCAATAACGTCAGCAGGAAATTGTTTTTCAAATAACGCTTGATTTTCAAATGGATAATGGTACTGTGCAAATGGCATAGAACCACTATCAAACCACACATCGATAACCTCTTTTGTACGTTCCATATCTCCTTGGCAAACAGGACATCTTAAGATAACTTCATCCACGTATGGTTTATGAAGTTCTAGATCTTTAGGAACATTACTTTTCGCATGATCCTTAAGGTCCTGAATACTCTCAGGTGCGTGTTGATGGTCACAATTGTTACAAATCCATACATTTAACGGTGTTCCCCAATAACGATTACGGCCTATATTCCAATCCACCATATTTTCAAGGAATTTCCCAAAACGGCCATGCTTCATGTGTTCCGGGTGCCAATGTATGGATTCATTATTAGCAATGACGCTTTCCTTCATGGCAGTTGCTTTAATAAACCAGCCCTCCATCGCATAATAAATGAGGGGAGAATCACACCGCCAGCAATGGGGATAACTGTGTTCGTATTTTTCTTTGGAAAATAATACATCTTGTTCTGCTAACATTTTTATTATTTTTACATCACAATCTTTCGCGAATTCCCCGGCTAGAGGTGGAATAGCATCCGTGTAGCAACCAGCTTCGTCGACGACATTTATAAAATCGAGACCCTTCGCTTTCATTGCTTGATAATCATCTTCCCCATGCGCAGGTGCTACATGAACGATCCCTGTACCACTTTCATCTGTGACAAAATCTGCATCTATTACTTCATAACCTCGATTTATATTGAAGAAGTTGAATGGCGGGACATAAGAAAGACCAACGAGCTCACTGCCTTTATGCTGACTAACAATTTCATATTCACCGTCCATGGTCTGATCTACAAGGTTTTTAGCAATAATATATACATTACCTTCTTGCTTTACCTTAAGATAATTTAATTCTTTATGGACGGCTAAAGCTACGTTAGCAGGCAGTGTCCATGGTGTTGTGGTCCATCCCAAAAAATACTCATTTTCTGTTCCATATACTTTAAACTTAGCTGTTGCAGATAAATCTTTTACGTCTTTATAACCTTGAGCAACTTCATGCGAGCTTAAAGAGGTTTGGCAACTTGGACAATAAGGCGTAACTCGATGTCCTCGGTCCAGCAGACCTTTTTTGTGAATCGTGGACAGGATATACCAAACACTTTCCATATATTCATTTTGAAGCGTTATATATGGATCATCCATATCAATCCAATAACCGATCGCCTCTGTAAACGTCCGCCACTCTCTTTCATAATCAAAAACACTCTTCTTACATTCTTCAATGAAATTTTCTACACCATAATTCTCAATTTCCTTTTTTCCGGAGATTCCAATCTTCTTCTCCACACCAAGTTCAACTGGGAGACCATGTGTATCCCATCCCGCTTTACGAATAACCTGATACCCTTGCATCGTTTTATAACGCGCAATAAAATCTTTCATCACACGCCCTAAAACATGCCCAGCATGCGGAAGTCCATTAGCGGTTGGCGGCCCTTCATAAAATACAAAAGTTTCATTTCCCTCCCGATTGGTGATAGACGTTTGGAACGTGCCTTCATTTTCCCAAAGATCCTTCAACCGATTTTCACGCTGTGAAGGTGCTTCACTTCCATTTGCCTTCTTCATTTCCTCACTCCTCATTTTTCTTGGTAAAAAAACACAAAAACTCGCCCCTATCAATTAGGGACGAGTTTCACCCGTGCTACCACCCTGATTCCGGATATCATTTGTTAAAAAGATTCTCCAGCACTCATGCAACGTACCATTATACGCGATCCTTGTAACGGTGGATTTCCGGAAAAGCTTAAAACAAACCTTCAGCTTTTCTTCTCGGAGAGGATTTTCAACACAAACTGAACATTGGCTTTCACCATGATGCCAACTCTCTATGGAACAGACCTTATGCCTACTCGTTCTCGTCAACGAATTTAAACGATTAATATTGAAATTAGGATATAGGATATGCAAAAGAATGTCAAGGTTGAAGCATGAGAACCTATTTAGATAATGGCTTCAACCTCAAACCCAATCTTTTTTGCATGAGCGATAAAAGTTTCGATACTTCCCTTCTCCCATTGGTTCGAAATCGCATACATAGAAGAACCAAAAACAAGAAGTTCATCCTCATTCAAAAAATGCCGGGCAATATTCTGTCTTTCATATATTTCCCGCGCCTTTTCTATTGGAACAAATAATCCTCCACTGTGTAGTTCCTGGGGGAATACCTCCAATAATGCATCTAGTTCTTGCGGTTGGTTTTCCTTTACCCAAGTATGAATGACAGCTAAAACCAATTTCCTTTTGTTTAGTTCTTCACCTCTGAATTCGTATCTGGTATAATCCCTTGATGATTGCGCCGCCTGTCTTTTTTCTTCTGATTTCTTTCGTAATTTGATTTGATATTCCTCAGCCTCCGGTAATGGCAATACTTGCTTCACATCAACGAAAATTTGGTCCTCATTCTTATATGGAACCATACTTACACAGCGAATATCCAGTCCATAATCATTTAGCCACATAATGGTGGTAGTCAGTTCCTTTGAAAAATCGGATGAAACAAGTATGATGCGGACATTTAAAGCAAATTCCTCCTCTTGAGGAAACTCCCAATTTAAAAACGCCAGCAGATTCGTTTCCGCATCTTCATCTATGTTGTTTGCGTACAGAAAGTTTTGATAGATATCAATAACTTTCTTGTACGTTAAAGCAGAAACCATAGCAGCGTATCGTAGTGCTTGTAATTCCATGTGCTTTCCAGTATCCGTTCGCTTCAGTTCTATCACAACAAGGTTGGCATTTTTGTCTATAGCAAGTAAGTCAAGACGCCGTCTGCTATCTTCCCATTCGGAAAATTCCTCAGCTATTACCAAACATTCGGGTGCAACAATTCCTATGTT
It encodes the following:
- a CDS encoding HAD family hydrolase; its protein translation is MIKAAIFDLDGTLLNRDESVKIFVDKQYKRLNKWLRHVAKDQYITRFIELDDRGHVWKDKVYQQLTNEFDISGLTWEELLQDYVRNFKDSCVPFPDLIGILKKLKHSGLVLGMITNGKGQFQMDNIRALEIQNYFETILISEWEGMKKPDPQLFKNASDELNVLPTECVFVGDHPEKDVKAAQNVGMKSIWKKDDQWNKVEADYVVEGLAKIPLIIDELNSR
- a CDS encoding GNAT family N-acetyltransferase, yielding MHIRPYQERDKDSIISLSDRFSDIPFMEYRNREDMEQKQLELAKRAVASRTSDIFVVEDGDALLGYVELTTDRDYFTNDKVAYISAIAVTSAGEGKGIGKMLMDKAEKWCLDKECKQIVLDVFKANDHALHFYKHFGYEEEIVKMVKTLAR
- a CDS encoding metallophosphoesterase family protein, whose translation is MRVAAIYDIHGNFFALEAVLQEIRDSNVEKVIVGGNLAWGPEPRQVMDLLFDYKEVFTFIKGNADREVAHRYGKEKGLDDFVTDMNHWCADQLTDEQLHFLKNLPEKEEIEMAGLGKVLFVHGSPRSDEEAIRLNTTDSELGSMLENVEQDIIVCGHTHIQFDRRVGEKRVVNAGSVGLQSRASGACWVILGDEIDFRVTAYDTQSASERILQSNSPYKEEFADHYVNPPYEGP
- a CDS encoding DinB family protein yields the protein MDVKDIFLAQLNTFQENTWFVSLRNAIDGLTEEQANWKPNETNNSIFEEVNHLLFYNQRYLNRFKDIPNERNTDDNTFRNKAALDWNEAVQRLNTIMVEWKNVVEASDSDKLEEFAPELAHLTLHTTYHTGQILYIRKLQGSWNAKDGVKG
- the ileS gene encoding isoleucine--tRNA ligase gives rise to the protein MKKANGSEAPSQRENRLKDLWENEGTFQTSITNREGNETFVFYEGPPTANGLPHAGHVLGRVMKDFIARYKTMQGYQVIRKAGWDTHGLPVELGVEKKIGISGKKEIENYGVENFIEECKKSVFDYEREWRTFTEAIGYWIDMDDPYITLQNEYMESVWYILSTIHKKGLLDRGHRVTPYCPSCQTSLSSHEVAQGYKDVKDLSATAKFKVYGTENEYFLGWTTTPWTLPANVALAVHKELNYLKVKQEGNVYIIAKNLVDQTMDGEYEIVSQHKGSELVGLSYVPPFNFFNINRGYEVIDADFVTDESGTGIVHVAPAHGEDDYQAMKAKGLDFINVVDEAGCYTDAIPPLAGEFAKDCDVKIIKMLAEQDVLFSKEKYEHSYPHCWRCDSPLIYYAMEGWFIKATAMKESVIANNESIHWHPEHMKHGRFGKFLENMVDWNIGRNRYWGTPLNVWICNNCDHQHAPESIQDLKDHAKSNVPKDLELHKPYVDEVILRCPVCQGDMERTKEVIDVWFDSGSMPFAQYHYPFENQALFEKQFPADVIAEGVDQTRGWFYSLLMVSSLFTGKPAYKRVLSLGHILDENGRKMSKSKGNVINPMELVEKYGADALRWSLLADSAPWNNKRFSANIVSQAKSKMVDTLVNIHAFFTLYAEIDQFNPDKHPQGEKSLLDKWVISRLHTVTKGVRKDLDHYDFTAAARELSNFVEQVSNWYIRRSRARFWSEGMNDDKLAAFHTLYEILRTTSKLLAPFMPFVTEDIHTNLTDESVHLADFPKPVEKLMNQELEQEMDGVLQVVELARHARNASNIKTKQPLSELTVVGDERYTSFLSNYRYIIEEEINVKQVYFKENAGGAVRYEITLNFPTAGPKLGKQVGIVQKELQQLNEEEAKKVVEQGYFETKTQTGDSLRIEKEDLRINQITRKETEMASNEYYAVFLNTKINDALYKEGLARELIRSVQQYRKELNLSVESRVNLTFDVSGSLKAVIEQYNGLLESNLLVKSITFNKTQGMKYVKLDKETVGMEITALT